A single region of the Candidatus Kryptoniota bacterium genome encodes:
- a CDS encoding DNA-directed RNA polymerase subunit alpha has product MSAVKLQMPETIVLDQSNYSNTFGRFIAEPLERGYATTLGNSFRRVLLSSIPGWAFTHFRIPGALHEFSTIKGMSEDLVDFTLNLKGVRIKLIDKKLNKINLKLKGPMEFTAEEIQRQYPQVEVLNPGHHICTLSDSKEIEIELRVSRGKGYEAAEDHKLAEAPEDLVSVDALFAPIMNVRFFVQPYGVGEKTTLERLTLEIETDGSITPEDAVTTAAKILQDHIQLFLNLGIHQESQEEGSAQEEEAARIRKLLKMSVDELELSVRAHNCLKAANIHTISELVNKDEAELLRFRNFGRKSLAELAEKIGSMGLNFGMDVTKYLKDDNE; this is encoded by the coding sequence ATGAGCGCTGTAAAATTGCAAATGCCGGAGACAATTGTTTTAGATCAGTCGAATTACAGCAACACTTTCGGACGATTTATCGCTGAACCGCTCGAGCGAGGATACGCCACCACTCTTGGCAATTCATTCAGAAGAGTTCTACTCTCTTCCATTCCCGGCTGGGCATTTACCCATTTCAGGATACCAGGCGCGCTCCACGAATTCTCGACCATCAAGGGGATGTCTGAAGACCTGGTCGACTTTACACTGAACCTGAAAGGCGTCAGGATAAAACTTATCGACAAGAAGTTGAACAAGATAAACTTGAAGCTTAAAGGCCCGATGGAATTCACCGCGGAGGAAATTCAGAGGCAGTACCCGCAGGTAGAGGTTCTTAATCCCGGCCACCATATTTGCACGTTGAGCGACTCGAAAGAGATCGAGATCGAGTTGAGAGTCAGCCGCGGGAAAGGTTACGAAGCTGCGGAAGATCATAAACTTGCCGAAGCACCGGAAGACCTGGTATCGGTCGATGCGCTTTTCGCGCCTATCATGAACGTCAGGTTCTTTGTCCAGCCCTACGGTGTGGGTGAAAAGACGACGCTCGAGAGACTGACGCTGGAAATTGAGACCGACGGCTCGATCACGCCTGAAGACGCCGTTACAACTGCAGCCAAGATCCTCCAGGACCACATCCAGCTTTTCCTGAACCTGGGAATTCACCAGGAGTCGCAGGAAGAAGGATCGGCACAGGAGGAAGAGGCAGCCCGCATCAGGAAACTCCTGAAGATGTCGGTGGACGAGCTCGAGCTATCCGTGCGCGCGCACAACTGCCTGAAGGCTGCCAACATCCACACGATCTCTGAACTCGTCAACAAGGATGAAGCCGAGCTCCTTCGCTTCAGGAATTTCGGGAGAAAATCGCTCGCAGAGCTGGCCGAGAAGATCGGAAGCATGGGACTTAATTTCGGAATGGATGTCACCAAGTATCTGAAAGACGATAACGAGTAG
- the yihA gene encoding ribosome biogenesis GTP-binding protein YihA/YsxC: protein MKIDTAKFVTSAVDYTQVPDTDLPEVAFIGRSNVGKSSLINKLCNKKSLAQASSTPGKTRSLNFFLVNDGNYFVDLPGYGYAIAPEHMKSSWAKLVETYLQERKQLKLVIQILDARHEPMELDKIMIGWLEFYKIPYVIVMTKADKLSQNKMNTHMARAKAQLPNLKFCQCFLPFSAVSGQGRPELIKLIQDFTQSID from the coding sequence ATGAAAATTGACACGGCGAAATTCGTGACAAGCGCTGTCGATTACACCCAGGTGCCTGATACCGATTTGCCGGAGGTCGCATTCATCGGACGGTCCAATGTCGGGAAATCCTCGTTGATCAATAAGCTCTGCAACAAGAAGAGCCTGGCACAGGCAAGTTCCACTCCCGGAAAGACACGCTCACTGAATTTCTTCCTGGTAAACGACGGAAACTATTTCGTCGATCTGCCGGGGTATGGGTATGCTATTGCACCTGAACATATGAAATCGAGCTGGGCTAAACTAGTTGAGACTTACTTGCAGGAACGCAAGCAGCTAAAGCTCGTGATACAGATTCTCGATGCGCGACACGAGCCGATGGAGCTTGACAAGATAATGATCGGTTGGCTGGAGTTCTACAAAATACCGTATGTGATCGTGATGACGAAAGCCGACAAGCTCTCACAGAACAAGATGAACACGCATATGGCGCGCGCAAAGGCGCAACTCCCCAACCTGAAATTCTGCCAGTGCTTCCTCCCCTTCTCGGCCGTCTCCGGCCAGGGACGACCTGAGCTGATCAAACTCATACAGGATTTCACCCAGTCCATAGACTGA
- the rpsD gene encoding 30S ribosomal protein S4 codes for MARYIDASCRLCRRERQKLFLKGVKCYTDKCPLERRNYAPGEHGNRRRSKVSEYGVQLREKQKVKRIYGVFEQQFRHYFQMATHQKGRTGENLLRLLERRLDNVLYRLGFAPSRKSAKQLVLHGHFTVNGRHVDIGSYLVKAGDVIKVSDRSNQLDIIHSSLKRVKDGMLPSYLQLDKAQLTGTFLQVPERSEIPLPDVNEQLIVELYSK; via the coding sequence ATGGCAAGATATATCGACGCAAGTTGCAGACTTTGCAGGAGAGAAAGACAGAAGCTTTTCCTGAAGGGCGTGAAATGTTATACGGACAAGTGTCCGCTCGAACGGCGCAATTACGCGCCCGGCGAACATGGCAACCGGAGACGTTCGAAGGTGAGCGAGTACGGCGTCCAGCTCAGAGAAAAGCAGAAGGTGAAGAGGATATACGGCGTGTTTGAACAACAGTTCAGGCACTACTTCCAAATGGCTACGCATCAGAAAGGGAGAACCGGAGAAAATCTGCTCCGGCTCCTGGAGCGGAGACTTGACAACGTCCTCTATAGACTTGGTTTCGCCCCGTCAAGGAAATCCGCCAAGCAGCTCGTACTGCATGGACATTTTACCGTGAACGGAAGACACGTAGACATCGGATCGTATCTCGTGAAGGCAGGAGACGTTATAAAAGTTTCAGACAGAAGCAACCAGCTCGATATCATTCACTCTTCATTGAAAAGGGTCAAGGATGGAATGCTCCCGTCATACCTGCAACTCGACAAGGCTCAGCTGACAGGGACGTTCCTGCAAGTGCCGGAGCGGTCCGAGATTCCGCTGCCCGATGTGAACGAACAACTCATCGTCGAACTGTACTCCAAATAA
- the rplQ gene encoding 50S ribosomal protein L17: MRHLNSGRKLKRTASHRKALMQSLATNLILYKQVRTTLAKAKETRIYIEPLITRAKKDSVPARRLISRFIKNREALKILFTEIAPKAQDRPGGYTRVIKLGQRHGDGGEVAIIELVDFNAADEAEKRRKPAKEKEETSKEAPVEEKKAEASAAKK; this comes from the coding sequence ATGAGACATTTGAACTCAGGCAGAAAGTTAAAGAGAACTGCGAGCCATCGTAAAGCCTTGATGCAATCTCTTGCGACAAATCTTATACTATACAAGCAGGTGCGAACGACGCTTGCTAAGGCGAAGGAAACGCGAATCTACATCGAGCCGTTGATCACCAGAGCAAAGAAGGACAGCGTTCCTGCGCGGAGACTCATTTCAAGGTTCATAAAGAATAGGGAAGCATTGAAGATACTCTTCACCGAAATTGCGCCGAAGGCTCAGGACAGACCGGGAGGTTACACGCGGGTCATCAAGTTGGGTCAGCGGCACGGCGACGGCGGTGAGGTAGCGATAATCGAACTTGTGGATTTCAACGCGGCCGACGAAGCTGAGAAGCGCCGCAAACCCGCTAAGGAAAAAGAAGAGACTTCCAAAGAAGCCCCGGTCGAGGAAAAGAAGGCTGAAGCGTCCGCTGCCAAGAAGTGA
- the rpsK gene encoding 30S ribosomal protein S11, whose protein sequence is MAKAAGKKRKKTSVDAHGIAHIKATFNNTVVALTDIYGNVVSWSSAGKHGFKGSRKSTPYAAQVVGEAAAKEAVNLGMKKVEVLVKGPGSGREAAIRSLQTGGLEITSIRDVTPIPHNGCRPPKRRRV, encoded by the coding sequence TTGGCAAAGGCTGCAGGCAAGAAAAGAAAAAAGACATCGGTTGATGCGCACGGTATCGCTCATATAAAAGCGACCTTCAACAACACCGTGGTTGCGCTGACGGATATTTACGGAAATGTCGTTTCATGGTCGTCGGCAGGGAAGCACGGGTTCAAAGGTTCCCGCAAGAGCACGCCGTACGCCGCGCAGGTAGTAGGCGAGGCGGCCGCGAAAGAGGCGGTCAACCTCGGTATGAAGAAGGTCGAAGTGCTGGTCAAAGGCCCGGGTTCCGGACGGGAGGCAGCTATCAGGTCTCTACAAACGGGTGGGCTTGAGATCACAAGTATCCGGGATGTCACCCCGATACCGCATAACGGCTGCAGGCCGCCAAAGCGACGCAGAGTGTAA